One window from the genome of Ferroacidibacillus organovorans encodes:
- a CDS encoding Maf family protein, with the protein MNRILLASTSPRRTQLLTQIGIAHEAVAPDYEEEHTAKLPPHELVMKLACEKALSVARIYSNSIVLGADTLVYDGDQPLGKPASVEEAKAMLRRLAGKTHDVYTGVALVQADTMRCEMDYRHVRVTMRMLRDEEIAWYVNTGEPMDKAGAYSIQGIGAPFITEIHGDFYAVVGLPLSLTVDLFARLEISNLPLQGEMLNDRAWRARTWYTDDGSTADRATARTNDAVRRTVALHERVACPSLGNGTARCIRA; encoded by the coding sequence TTGAACCGAATTCTTTTGGCTTCTACCTCACCAAGGCGAACGCAATTGCTGACACAGATTGGCATCGCGCACGAAGCTGTGGCGCCAGACTATGAAGAAGAACATACAGCGAAACTACCACCGCATGAACTAGTGATGAAACTTGCTTGCGAAAAGGCGTTAAGTGTCGCCAGGATTTACTCGAACAGTATTGTGCTTGGTGCGGATACGCTGGTCTATGATGGAGATCAGCCTCTTGGAAAACCAGCGTCTGTCGAAGAGGCAAAGGCGATGCTGCGTCGATTGGCAGGAAAAACACATGATGTCTATACAGGTGTGGCGCTTGTTCAAGCGGATACCATGCGCTGTGAAATGGATTATCGACATGTGCGTGTGACAATGCGCATGCTGCGCGATGAAGAGATTGCGTGGTATGTTAATACGGGTGAGCCAATGGATAAGGCAGGGGCGTATAGCATTCAAGGGATCGGCGCTCCATTTATCACTGAAATCCACGGAGATTTTTATGCGGTTGTTGGATTGCCGCTCTCCTTGACGGTTGATCTGTTTGCACGGTTAGAAATTTCTAATCTTCCCCTACAGGGGGAAATGCTGAATGACCGAGCGTGGCGCGCAAGAACGTGGTACACTGATGATGGATCGACCGCTGACAGAGCGACCGCGAGAACGAATGATGCAGTACGGCGCACAGTCGCTCTCCACGAGCGAGTTGCTTGCCCTTCTCTTGGGAACGGGACGGCGCGGTGTATCCGCGCTTGA
- the mreD gene encoding rod shape-determining protein MreD, whose protein sequence is MVESTVFRAPTLSEYAPNLVVIGLVMTGLLRTPRMGLLFGLGIGLIQDIDYGRFLGETAFAYAVIGYLAGYFRHLVLRESALLAILVTGLASELFAWVTYGEARLLEASGTTLHEVIRSSSKTALVSMFLCCCSTQPYPQGF, encoded by the coding sequence TTGGTTGAGTCGACCGTGTTTCGCGCGCCGACACTCTCTGAGTACGCGCCAAACCTTGTCGTCATCGGCCTTGTCATGACGGGGCTTTTGCGAACCCCGCGCATGGGCCTGTTGTTTGGGCTTGGCATTGGCCTGATTCAGGACATTGACTATGGACGTTTTCTCGGAGAGACTGCGTTTGCGTATGCCGTGATTGGTTATTTGGCAGGCTATTTTCGGCATCTGGTTTTGCGGGAGAGCGCGCTTCTGGCCATTTTGGTGACTGGGCTTGCGTCTGAGTTGTTTGCGTGGGTAACCTATGGCGAGGCAAGGCTTTTGGAGGCGTCCGGTACGACGCTGCACGAAGTGATTCGCAGTTCCAGCAAAACGGCGCTCGTCTCCATGTTTTTGTGTTGCTGCTCTACGCAACCGTATCCGCAAGGCTTTTAA
- a CDS encoding HAD-IC family P-type ATPase, which produces MYWRTKRTDRRTGFEEMGKTAMWVARERELLGIIAVADGVRETSRQAIAEMTSLGLSVYMLTGDNRKTAQAIAQSVGILQERVFAEVLPEQKAEMVKKLQREGNVVGMVGDGINDAPALATAEIGFAIGSGTDVAIETADIALLRGDLLSVVTAIRLSKATIKKKGRKRE; this is translated from the coding sequence TTGTACTGGAGGACAAAGCGGACAGACAGGCGGACAGGCTTTGAGGAGATGGGCAAGACGGCGATGTGGGTGGCGCGCGAACGCGAACTGCTCGGAATCATCGCAGTGGCGGATGGGGTCAGAGAGACGTCGCGGCAGGCGATTGCAGAGATGACTTCGCTCGGGCTTTCGGTGTACATGCTGACGGGGGATAACCGCAAGACAGCACAGGCGATCGCCCAATCGGTTGGGATTTTGCAAGAGCGCGTTTTTGCGGAGGTGCTGCCTGAGCAAAAGGCGGAGATGGTCAAAAAGCTGCAAAGAGAAGGAAACGTGGTCGGCATGGTGGGGGATGGGATCAACGACGCCCCGGCGCTTGCCACTGCAGAGATCGGTTTTGCCATCGGATCGGGCACGGACGTAGCGATAGAGACGGCGGACATCGCGCTTTTGCGCGGGGATCTTTTGAGCGTAGTCACTGCGATCCGTCTCTCGAAGGCGACCATAAAAAAAAAGGGCAGGAAAAGGGAGTAG
- the mreC gene encoding rod shape-determining protein MreC, protein MPVLNQNGALVGRITSSSNLSSVVSLLTSSASADGVSANIVNGKQATFGIVSGNATVPNDLLMQFISQMSTNARVGDLVVTSGLSNMYPRGILIGKVQSFQLDGTGITKSAVIAPAANFNAIDYVFVLVPKPGQVIP, encoded by the coding sequence ATGCCCGTTTTAAACCAGAACGGGGCGCTGGTTGGACGGATTACTTCATCCTCAAATCTAAGTAGTGTTGTCTCGCTGCTTACTTCAAGTGCCAGTGCGGACGGCGTTTCGGCAAACATTGTCAACGGGAAACAGGCAACATTTGGCATCGTCTCGGGCAATGCGACAGTGCCAAACGATTTGCTGATGCAGTTTATTTCGCAAATGTCGACTAACGCACGCGTCGGGGATCTTGTCGTCACATCCGGATTATCTAATATGTATCCGCGCGGCATCTTGATCGGAAAGGTACAGTCCTTTCAACTCGATGGGACCGGGATTACAAAATCTGCCGTGATCGCTCCTGCCGCAAATTTTAATGCGATTGACTATGTGTTTGTGCTTGTTCCAAAACCGGGACAGGTGATTCCATGA
- the mreC gene encoding rod shape-determining protein MreC: protein MFIVAAVTLHNRAFRSSWPERAVRDVTSIVSEWLYTPTFQVETFFSRIKDLTTLYQENSALQALVAKDAALQISLDQTQQENAQLRQMVGYRSANPQYKLIAARVTGRSPLTWDSDITISVGKTQVLRATCPF from the coding sequence TTGTTTATTGTGGCGGCAGTCACGCTTCACAATCGAGCGTTTCGCTCATCGTGGCCTGAGCGCGCTGTACGCGATGTGACATCAATTGTGAGTGAGTGGCTTTATACACCAACGTTTCAAGTAGAAACCTTTTTCTCGAGAATCAAAGATCTGACGACACTTTATCAGGAAAATAGCGCGTTGCAGGCGCTGGTTGCCAAGGACGCGGCGTTACAAATCTCTCTTGATCAAACGCAGCAGGAAAATGCGCAACTCAGACAAATGGTGGGTTATCGTTCGGCGAATCCACAGTACAAGTTGATTGCGGCACGTGTGACGGGCCGCAGTCCGCTAACGTGGGACTCAGACATCACGATTTCTGTTGGAAAAACGCAGGTGTTGCGCGCGACATGCCCGTTTTAA